The following coding sequences lie in one Xiphias gladius isolate SHS-SW01 ecotype Sanya breed wild chromosome 24, ASM1685928v1, whole genome shotgun sequence genomic window:
- the mgat1b gene encoding alpha-1,3-mannosyl-glycoprotein 2-beta-N-acetylglucosaminyltransferase b has protein sequence MVRKKGSVILCGAFLFVAWNALLLLYLWGRPPIGRLGEGGGAEPGGKEEWGMSKGKEGQINLAGEVIRLAEEVEIQLETQKKLLKQIESHRAVWARQKDVGKRDDTDDTKEVKEEVVHWPSKPPLLLKDSLDDRAQTEVQHTKKPIPAVAPDSQLQHKFIEIKEEVVENNKLATSVASPEVIIPILVIACDRVTVKRSLDRLIQYRPSSQLYPIIVSQDCGHADTARVIGSYGDQVTHISQPDLSDIRVRPEHRKFQGYYKIARHYRWALNQVFNTFSQSTVVIVEDDLEVAPDFFEYFRALYPILRSDPTLWCVSAWNDNGRDALVDPSKAELLYRTDFFPGLGWMLLKEMWDELEPKWPLAFWDDWMRQPEQRKDRSCIRPEISRTITFGRKGVSLGQFFDQYLRYIKLNTQFVPFTKQNLSYLLKEKYDEKFIKEVYSVPLVKIEELQQGGNLRGPGPYRVQYSSRDSFKVFARNLGVMDDLKSGVPRTGYRGIVSFLYRGRRVFLAPPEGWMQYDISWS, from the exons ATGGTTCGTAAGAAAGGTTCTGTTATACTATGTGGTGCTTTCCTGTTTGTTGCCTGGAATGCTTTGCTTCTACTTTATCTTTGGGGTCGCCCTCCTATCGGCCGCCTTGGAGAAGGTGGTGGAGCCGAAccaggaggaaaggaggagtgGGGCATGAGCAAAGGGAAAGAAGGCCAGATCAACTTGGCTGGGGAAGTGATCCGGCTGGCAGAGGAGGTTGAAATTCAACTTGAGACCCAGAAAAAGCTACTGAAGCAGATTGAAAGTCACAGAGCAGTGTGGGCTCGGCAGAAAGACGTTGGGAAAAGAGATGATACAGATGATACAAAAGAAGTCAAAGAAGAGGTTGTCCACTGGCCATCGAAGCCTCCGCTTCTTCTCAAAGACAGTTTGGATGACAGGGCCCAAACTGAAGTACAACATACAAAGAAGCCTATTCCCGCAGTAGCTCCAGACTCTCAGTTACAGCACAAGTTCATTGAAATAAAGGAAGAGGTTGTTGAGAATAATAAATTGGCAACTTCTGTTGCCAGCCCAGAGGTCATCATTCCCATTCTAGTTATTGCTTGTGACAGAGTGACGGTAAAACGGAGCCTTGACAGACTGATACAGTACCGCCCTTCTTCACAACTATATCCAATCATTGTCAGCCAGGACTGTGGCCATGCTGATACTGCTCGTGTGATTGGCTCATATGGAGATCAAGTCACGCACATAAGTCAACCGGACCTGTCGGACATCAGAGTCCGGCCAGAGCACAGGAAGTTCCAGGGCTACTACAAAATTGCCCGACATTACCGCTGGGCACTCAACCAAGTGTTCAACACCTTCTCCCAGTCTACTGTAGTCATAGTGGAGGATGACCTAGAG GTGGCACCAGACTTCTTTGAGTATTTCCGAGCTCTGTACCCAATCTTGCGTTCTGACCCCACCCTGTGGTGTGTTTCTGCCTGGAACGATAATGGCAGAGACGCCCTGGTGGATCCATCCAAGGCTGAACTCCTCTACAGAACAGACTTCTTCCCGGGTCTTGGCTGGATGCTGCTGAAGGAAAtgtgggatgaactggaacCCAAATGGCCCTTGGCCTTCTGGGATGACTGGATGCGTCAACCAGAGCAACGCAAGGATCGCTCCTGCATCCGGCCTGAAATCTCACGGACTATCACCTTTGGCCGAAAGGGCGTGAGTTTAGGTCAATTCTTTGACCAGTACCTTCGTTATATTAAGCTAAACACTCAATTTGTGCCTTTTACCAAACAGAATTTGTCTTATTTGCTAAAAGAGAAGTATGATGAAAAGTTTATTAAAGAGGTTTACAGCGTACCCCTGGTGAAAATTGAGGAACTCCAACAAGGGGGTAACTTAAGAGGCCCTGGACCATACAGGGTGCAGTACTCCAGCAGGGACAGTTTTAAAGTCTTTGCTCGAAATCTGGGGGTGATGGACGACTTGAAATCTGGAGTTCCTCGTACAGGTTACAGGGGCATAGTCAGTTTCCTGTACCGAGGCCGAAGGGTGTTCTTGGCTCCACCAGAGGGATGGATGCAGTATGACATCAGCTGGAGCTGA